One window of the Aquila chrysaetos chrysaetos chromosome 8, bAquChr1.4, whole genome shotgun sequence genome contains the following:
- the TBX21 gene encoding T-box transcription factor TBX21, with protein MGALEPGTGAPRPAAPMLSGTASFAKEPPGPRDAVSSYYGDGGGPEPGAPPLPYGAPGGFGGRFLGPCPPYRAQPPSAAAPVEGYAVEGYAGAELYAGAEGAYAPGAAPLCPRTGPLCALPGYRAAGKVQVMLNNYPLWAKFHKHQTEMIITKQGRRMFPFLSFNLSGLNPVAHYSVCVDVVLVDQHHWRYQGGKWVQCGKAEGNMPGNRLYLHPDSPNTGAHWMRQEVSFGKLKLTNNKGASNNVGQMIVLQSLHKYQPRLHVTEVKEGEGEDAYPSPHTHTFAFPETQFIAVTAYQNADITQLKIDHNPFAKGFRDNFDSMYAASEGDRLTPSPPEGPGCQQLLPAPRFQPFLPEQYPLPPGRFFGGERGAPLPLPPKDPPRWYFTPQQPPTAGALEYGGYEAGYGGGQAGALRGEALCPAARPPPLLALLPRGAGGVRGRGGAGAPGSTALRAAPELWAGTGSPGRKRGRRRRAGPPSPPPPPRVTPRTRGCTSANGGGCPRTPPAPRAPPHPRNGDLYDKDPGADGGYYGFYGN; from the exons ATGGGCGCGCTGGAGCCGGGCACCggagccccccgccccgccgcccccatGCTCAGCGGCACCGCCAGCTTCGCCAAGGAGCCACCGGGCCCCCGGGACGCCGTTTCTTCTTACTACGGTGATGGGGGGGGACCGGAGCCGGGAGCCCCCCCGCTACCTTACGGAGCTCCCGGTGGTTTCGGCGGCCGGTTCCTGGGACCGTGCCCTCCTTACCGGGCACAGCCGCCTTCCGCCGCAGCTCCGGTCGAGGGTTACGCGGTGGAGGGTTACGCGGGTGCGGAGCTGTACGCGGGCGCGGAGGGGGCTTACGCCCCCGGGGCCGCTCCGTTGTGCCCCCGCACCGGACCGCTCTGCGCCCTACCCGGGTACCGGGCGGCCGGGAAGGTGCAGGTGATGCTCAACAACTACCCGCTCTGGGCCAAGTTCCACAAGCACCAGACCGAGATGATCATCACCAAGCAGGGCAG GCGCATGTTCCCGTTCCTCAGCTTCAACCTCTCGGGGCTCAACCCCGTGGCCCACTACAGCGTCTGCGTGGACGTGGTGCTGGTGGACCAGCATCACTGGCGCTACCAGGGCGGCAAGTGGGTGCAGTGCGGCAAAGCCGAGGGCAACATGCCAG ggaatCGCCTCTACCTGCACCCCGACTCGCCCAACACGGGTGCCCACTGGATGCGGCAGGAGGTCTCCTTCGGGAAGCTGAAGCTCACCAACAACAAGGGCGCATCCAACAACGTTGGCCAG atgaTCGTGCTGCAGTCGCTGCACAAGTACCAGCCCCGGCTACACGTGACGGAGGTGAAGGAGGGCGAGGGCGAGGATGCGTACCCCTCCCCGCACACCCACACCTTCGCCTTCCCCGAGACCCAGTTCATCGCCGTCACAGCCTACCAGAATGCCGAT atCACCCAGCTGAAGATTGACCACAACCCCTTCGCCAAAGGCTTTCGGGACAACTTTGACTC gaTGTACGCAGCCTCGGAGGGCGACCGCCTCACCCCATCTCCGCCGGAGGGTCccggctgccagcagctcctgccagccccccgCTTCCAACCCTTCCTGCCCGAGCAGTACCCGCTGCCCCCCGGGcgcttttttgggggggagcggggggctcCATTGCCCCTGCCCCCCAAGGACCCCCCACGCTGGTACTTCACCCCCCAGCAGCCGCCCACCGCCGGGGCGTTGGAGTATGGCGGCTACGAAGCGGGGTACGGGGGGGGGCAAGCTGGTGCCCTACGGGGTGAAGCCCTTTGCCCTGCCGcccgccccccacccctccttgcCCTACTACCccgaggggccgggggggttcggggcagggggggggctggagcccCGGGCAGTACGGCCCTAAGGGCAGCCCCGGAGCTCTGGGCTGGTACCGGGAGCCCcgggaggaaaaggggaaggaggcGGAGGGCTGgccccccgagccccccgccgccaccTCGGGTGACTCCTCGGACTCGGGGCTGTACGAGTGCAAACGGCGGCGGGTGTCCCCGTACCCCTCCAGCGCCGAgagctcccccccacccccgcaaCGGAGACCTCTACGACAAGGACCCGGGTGCCGACGGCGGCTACTATGGCTTCTACGGCAACTGA
- the OSBPL7 gene encoding LOW QUALITY PROTEIN: oxysterol-binding protein-related protein 7 (The sequence of the model RefSeq protein was modified relative to this genomic sequence to represent the inferred CDS: inserted 2 bases in 1 codon) → MGSHEKDSSSPKRALSRSNSTVSSKHSSVQQGSESWEVVEEPRTRGSPGQEPQRHEGYLLKKRKWPLKGWHKRYFVLENGILKYATTRQDVLKGKLHGAIDIRQSVMSVNKKAQRVDLDTEENIYHLKIKSPELFASWVSSLCSHHQGERPEPCPRGGPMGRTPTNTQGQWTRILPSGSAPALSTLASSRDKVNAWLKDSEGLERCSAELSECQAKLQELTGMLQSLEALHRIPSAPLISGSQPSAAAERPKKGRRTTKIWCTQSFAKDDTIGRVGRLHGSVPNLSRYLEPSQSQLPFSLPPEYSQLQRSFWVLAQKVHGSLSSVVAALTAERARLEEMRQALDRQRSTPRPGSAGNAGAALRRFHSLSVSSDTTLDSFASLHPDELDALPAKGREQQLSNRSIVSLADSHTEFFDACEVFLSASSSENEPSDDESCISEATTSACEDTAEPGGLGRPPTGAEGPGIPVEPSPLELPGPDLRRRSCLPAPXPAPPGDVSLWGLLRSSVGKDLSRVALPVQLNEPLNTLQRLCEELEYSALLDRASRARDPRQRLVYVAAFAVSAYASTYYRAGSKPFNPVLGETYECVRPDRGFRFISEQVCHHPPISACHAESDNFVFWQDMRWKNKFWGKSLEIVPMGTVNVQLPRTGDHFEWNKVTTCIHNVLSGPRWIEHYGEVLIRNTRDASYHCKITFCKARYWGAGANEVQGVVLSRSGTVVERLAGKWHEGLHRGPAPGQCVWRANPMPRDHERNYGFTQFALELNELTPELRRVLPSTDTRLRPDQRYLEEGNVPAAETQKRQIEQLQRDRRRVMEENNITHQARFFRRLTDANGKESWVTNNTYWKLRLDPGFSHLDSAVLW, encoded by the exons ATGGGCAGCCACGAGAAGGACTCGTCCTCTCCAAAAAGGGCCCTGTCACGCTCCAACAGCACCGTGTCTTCCAAGCACAGCAGCGTTCAACAG GGCTCGGAGAgctgggaggtggtggaggaGCCGCGGACGCGGGGCAGCCCGGGCCAGGAGCCGCAGCGGCACGAGGGTTACCTGctcaagaagagaaaatggccCCTAAAGGGCTGGCACAAG AGGTACTTCGTGCTGGAAAATGGCATCCTGAAATATGCCACCACACGCCAGGAT GTCCTCAAGGGCAAACTGCATGGAGCCATCGACATCCGTCAGTCCGTCATGTCTGTCAACAAGAAGGCACAGCGGGTTGACCTAGACACGGAGGAGAACATCTACCACCTCAAG ATCAAGTCCCCAGAGCTCTTCGCCAGCTGGGtgagcagcctctgctcccatCACCAGGGCGAGAGGCCCGAGCCCTGCCCCAGGGGGGGTCCGATGGGGAGGACCCCCACCAACACGCAG ggccAGTGGACACGGATCCTGCCCTCGGGCAGCGCCCCTGCCCTCTCCACCCTCGCCAGCTCCCGGGACAAGGTGAACGCCTGGCTGAAGGACAGCGAGGGGCTGGAGCGCTGCTCGGCCG AGCTGTCAGAGTGCCAGGCGAAGCTGCAGGAGCTGACTGGCATGCTGCAGAGCCTGGAGGCCCTGCACCGCATCCCCTCGGCCCCTCTCATCTCCGGCAGCCAG CCCTCGGCCGCTGCGGAGAGGCCGAAGAAGGGCAGGAGGACCACCAAGATCTGGTGCACCCAGAGCTTCGCCAAGGATGACACCATCGGCAGG gtgGGCCGCCTGCACGGCTCCGTCCCCAACCTCTCGCGCTACCTGGAGCCGTCCCAGAGCCAGCTGCCCTTCAGCCTCCCCCCCGAGTACagccagctgcagaggagcttCTGGGTCCTGGCCCAGAAAG TGCACGGCTCGCTCAGCAGCGTGGTGGCCGCGCTGACGGCCGAGAGGGCCCGTCTGGAGGAGATGCGGCAGGCGCTGGACCGGCAGCGCTCAACCCCGCGCCCGGGCAGTGCCGGCAACGCCGGG GCTGCCCTGCGCCGCTTCCACTCCCTCTCCGTCTCCTCCGACACCACCCTGGACTCCTTCGCCTCGCTGCACCCCGACGAG CTGGACGCACTGCCGGCCAAAGGCCgggagcagcagctctccaaCCGCAGCATCGTCTCGCTGGCCGACTCGCACACCGAATTCTTCGACGCCTGCGAGGTCTTCCTCTCCGCCAGCTCCTCTGAGAACGAG CCTTCGGACGACGAGTCGTGCATCAGCGAGGCCACCACCAGCGCCTGCGAGGACACGGCCGAACCGGGGGGGCTGGGTCGCCCCCCGACAG GAGCAGAGGGTCCGGGGATTCCGGTGGAACCGTCACCGCTTGAATTACCGGGCCCGGATCTACGGCGACGTAGctgcctgcccgcccc ccccgcccccccgggaGACGTGAGTTTGTGGGGTCTCTTGCGGAGCAGCGTGGGGAAGGATCTGTCCCGCGTGGCGTTGCCCGTACAACTCAACGAACCGCTCAACACGCTCCAGCGGCTCTGCGAGGAGCTGGAGTACAGCGCGCTGCTGGACCGCGCCAGTCGCGCCCGCGACCCCCGCCAGCGCCTG GTTTACGTGGCCGCCTTCGCCGTGTCCGCCTACGCCTCCACCTACTACCGGGCGGGCAGCAAGCCCTTCAACCCGGTGCTGGGAGAGACCTACGAGTGCGTGCGGCCCGACCGTGGCTTCCGTTTCATCAGCGAGCAG GTTTGCCACCACCCCCCCATCTCTGCCTGCCACGCCGAGTCTGACAACTTCGTCTTCTGGCAAG acatgAGGTGGAAGAACAAATTCTGGGGCAAGTCCCTGGAGATCGTCCCCATGGGCACCGTCAACGTCCAGCTGCCCAG GACCGGGGACCACTTTGAGTGGAACAAGGTGACGACGTGCATCCACAACGTCCTCAGCGGCCCCCGCTGGATCGAGCACTACGGGGAGGTGCTGATCCGCAACACCCGCGACGCCTCCTACCACTGCAAGATCACCTTCTGCAAG GCACGGTACTGGGGCGCGGGGGCCAACGAGGTGCAGGGGGTCGTGCTGAGCCGCAGCGGGACGGTGGTGGAGCGCCTGGCCGGCAAGTGGCACGAGGGGCTGCACCGCGGGCCCGCGCCGGGGCAGTGTGTCTGGAGAGCCA ACCCCATGCCCCGCGACCACGAGAGAAACTACGGCTTCACCCAGTTTGCCCTGGAGCTGAACGAGCTCACGCCCGAGCTGCGGCGGGTCCTGCCTTCCACCGACACCCGCCTGCGCCCCGACCAGCG GTACCTGGAGGAAGGCAACGTGCCGGCGGCCGAGACGCAGAAGCGCCAGATCGAGCAGCTGCAGCGGGACCGACGCCGTGTCATGGAGGAGAACAACATCACGCACCAGGCTCGCTTCTTCAG GCGGCTGACGGATGCCAACGGCAAGGAGTCGTGGGTCACCAACAACACCTACTGGAAGCTGCGCCTGGATCCCGGCTTCTCCCACCTGGACAGCGCGGTGCTCTGGTAG